The sequence below is a genomic window from Setaria italica strain Yugu1 chromosome IV, Setaria_italica_v2.0, whole genome shotgun sequence.
CTCTCTCTGGAACAGTACAGACTACAGAACcgtgatcttcttcttcttctctctctgcTGGAAGAGCCGACCCGGGCCCCTTCTTAAGATGCCCACCAGCAGAAACAGCAGGTCGATCAAGTCACATAAATTGGTGGGGTCAGGTACGCCGTACGCATATTGAATTCTCCTCATAGAGTTCAGTGAGAGCCACCATCAACCAAGCGTGGCATGCATGTTTGTATAGGCTGGCGAGTCATCGCTTACGCAAACGAGATCTCTCCAGCAgattttctcctctcttttttGTGTGCGCACATATGCTGCGAACCTTTAGCCTGATGAAACTTGGATTAGCATCGGTCAGATACGGTCAACCGAGCCACGTGGGCGGCGCTAGAGCCGCATGGGCGATCGACAAAGAGCTGCTGGCAGCGAGACTGACCAGCTTAGCGTGCGCATCACGCGCGCCGGGTTGCCGATCCGGTTGCACACAACTTCCGTCGCTCAACCTCCCCGGTCGCGCGCGCTCTACAGTTTCCGTGCACGGGGAAAGGAATTGTATTGAGCCCAACGATTTTGCGCCGGCCGGGCGTCACGGCGAAATCATGGGTCCTGTGGATCGGCATGATGGGTCATCAAGTAATGAGTAGCCGGTGTTCTCCGCGTGAATGAATGATATCCCGTTCCGACCAACCAACAACAAGCAACAACCACCCGCGCACTAAAGCAGGAGAAAACGAGAAAGATAGGAGAGCGACCACAGTTCACTGCCGAGGGATCGCGCCAGCCGCCAGCACGGTACTTGTTGGTAAAGTCTGGCTGTGGCTGCTGGCAGCAGGCAGCTCGACCGGCCctttgggcctgttcgcttcagcttataagctggctaaaaagttgaaatggctgatttgttgtgagagaaaaatactatttaaTGGTTGATAAgctagctgaataagctgaagcgaacaggccgtttGTCCTGCCTGTATCACGGCACGAGAAAATTAAAAGGCCGCAGTTCCGTGCGTGATGCGAGACTAGCATGGCCGGATATTTCTCGTGCGACGCACGCGCAGGCAGGCGAAATCACGGTCAAGTCTTGGGCGGAGTCGCCATGGCCCATGGAGGCGGGGTTTCCATTATACGTCACCGCGTGGGCTCCTTTCTCTTCCATGTTGGCTGGTCTGGGCCATTATTTAGTGGCCTATACGTATGCGGCCTATTCAGTGGCCGAAACTTCTGCATGCCCCGGCCCATCTAGGCCCACGCGCACCGGGCGTCACGCACGACGAAAACCacacgccgcgccggcgccgtgctCTCCGCATGCACATGACGCGCCAGGAATGAATGAATTCGTTTTttctctaaaaagaaaaaaaaagaatgaattaGGACTTAGTAGGAGCGAGAACCAAACCATGCATGATGATGTGATGATTTTGCGTGACACATGTACGTTCATCGAACATTCGGGATTATTCATGTGGAGGCACACCGAGGCAGCATGTGAATCTGGCTGGTGAGAGCCGGAGCCCCGCACGAATGATTAGCGCGGAAAGCGACTTTAATTTCCCTCCCATGCATCAAGCAGAGCCGAAAGAGAGGAGAGGCGGCACTAAATCCATCCATCTTGATGAAAGGTGGTTGAGATTCTCCCGCTCTTTCCCGGTGTCCTTTTGCATGCAGGTACGCTCTCCGATTTTTGATTCATCAATTGGTCAATTTCTTAACACAAAAGTgccgttaaaaaaaaaaggttatcTGCTGATCTTAAGCTGTGGGAATCCTGGTTCATTATTCTTCAACTCATCTTAGAGCCTGTTTGGATGACAtgtcctaaactttagcacatgtcacatcggatatttagatactaattagaagtattaaatataatctaattataaaactaattgcacagatggagtctaattcgcgagacgaatctattaagcctaattagtccatgatttgacaataggAATCCTGGTTCATTATTCTTCAACTCATCTTATCTCCGCTACCTCACTGGTGTGCAAAACAAAGATCTTaggcctagctagctagctacaccctctgtcccaaattacaattcgttttgaCTATTCTTATGTATCTAGACTTATTATATATCTAGGCACATATCaaaatctatgcatctagaaaaggcAAAACGAATAGTACTTtgtgacggagggagtagctacgTGCAGACTTTAACCGTGGGAAAAGGATAACGTGCATGGAAGCTCCCAATACTACGAGGTGATAGAATGAAGATTCTAACTTCCTCAAAAGATAGAACGAAGATTCTATATATTTCTTGCGATGCGGAGATTCTAGCTACTGCCTGCAAAGCAAGGGATCGGTTTTGATTTTTGAGTATGGAGCAGACCCTTTTCACTTTTCGCGTACCTTGTATTTGAGCCGGTGAGGTGGGACACGTATCGCCATGTTCACAACAAAAACTGTTAGGCATGGGCAGCCACGGTAGTGCCTCATTGAATAACATATGAGGAACATGCTTCCGGTCATGGCTCTATCATATTCTGCGTGGACATGTTTACTTCCCAAATTAAAATCATAACTAAACTTTGATATCGAAAGATCAGGTCGGCGTCCATAATTATTGGGAAAGTCCAGGACAAAAGGACGACCATAAAGGATGAAATTGAACAACCACTATTAATAATATAAATGCAAGGTACTGTTTTTTTAAAAGAACAGATACTGTGCTATTAATAATAATAAGAATCAAGATAGTTTCAATTTTCACAGGATGATTTATGCTTAAGCATGTTTAATTTTTCAAATTTAGGAATTGGATTTTAAACGTATTTGAGATATTCCAAGCTAAAAATAATGTTTGACTTATGACAGTCCGAAATGGACTTACATTTAGCATTAGAGGTAGTTCAAGATGTGGGCAGAAGCTATGTGGTTAGGGTGGTTTCAACACTGGTGtgattagattaatatttaattCTAAATGCTTAACAACTACTAGGAGACTTCCTATCCGGATGGGTCCAATGGACGAtttcatatactccctccgtcctgtgATACAAGCCATCTAAGCATTCAAAATTTATACTCAGATACAAATTAAAGCATTGCAGGCATATTTGGATGATTGCTCATTTAATTCTTTCTAGCATCGACAAGATAAGGGCGGCTGATTGGTGGATTATTACTAAAGTTATCGCAATTACCATTTACTTAGGGGTGCACGCATCTTTTGCTACTCCTGCTATTATGTCCTAAAATTCTTAGGATGGCTTGTATTTCAGAACGGAGGGTACATAGAAATGCACTTTCAAATTTTCATTTCAAGGTCAAATTGGATGAAAGAAGATATATTTCACAAAATTGTCATTCCAACTAACGGTAGAAATTGTTGCATGGGCGCCCATGGCAAGAGAAAAAGGGTCAGTTAATGATTGCCGCGTCACGCGTTGCTCATGAAATGTTGCAATACAAGTCCCAACTTACATCTGAATAAATTaattgaagaagaaaaaatgtttaatactccaaaAATTGCAGGATTTACATGGCGTATAAAGGGAGCTACTTTTGTGACTCGTCTGGCTTCTTTTGTGACTAACCAACAAAAGGCCACTCGATCGTGCCTTTGGATAGTGTTCTTCTTTTACCTGTTACTCATTCACATCAGCTTCTGCATGCTAAACACACCCACAGCTTCGGACCACTATAACATACTGAAATCTGAAGTACTCTAATTATCATTGCGTTTCTCGTGGTGCAATTTAACTTAATTATTCCTGACATTTGAACTGAGGAAAACCCCACATTTCGATGTTGGCCTAAATCAAGCACATATTTATAGCGCTTAAATGTGGTAATATTGCTGTAAGTAGTACAGAGTACATGGTAGCTTAAGTCTTACAATTCTAAAAATAAAGATGTAAACTAATTATCTCATGCTACCATAACAGCGTAGAGATAAAAATGTAAGCTGATCTTGTACTACCATAGCAGCCGGATCTCCTTCACAAATACTCTAGCAATCTTTATTTTCACCGGCCAAGCAGAGGAAACCACCTCTCCTGGAACGACGAATGGAACGAGACCAGGAAGAGCACGAGCACCAACGCCAGCGCCACGCCCCACGGCGACgatccggcgccggccgcgccgccgacgccgtacCCGTACCCGTACTGCCGCCTGTGGTCCCCCGCTACCATCTCCGAGAGGGCGCACATGatgccgccccctccgccgtcgccgccggtcgCCACCCAGAGCTGCACGGCGACGATGAGCAGCAGCGGGGACAGGATGAGAAGGCGCCGGAGCTGGTCGAGCAGGCTCCCCACCGCCGACTCGCACCACGCGAACAGCGAGGTGGCGGCGATGAGGGAGACCATCGCGAGGAGGATGAAGACGCACACCgacggccgcccgccgccgcctcgtagCCGCGGCTGCTGCGGGTAGTAGTTGTAGTAGTACGGCGCCGGCTGGTAGTACGGCgagtagccgccgccgccgccgccgcccgccatcaTGTTCACCCAAGAACTTGCTGATTAATCCCAGCAAAAAAAGCACTCGCTCCTTTTCTGAATCTAAACTAGCCTTGCACGCTCGTGCTCGCTGGTTAGTTAGCTACTGATGATCAATGCTTTTGCGTTCATGGAGACGAAAGGCTCCGTGTCCATCTATATATAGGCACACGAGCGAGGTTTGCTTGGGGCGAGAGGGATTC
It includes:
- the LOC101752835 gene encoding uncharacterized protein LOC101752835 translates to MMAGGGGGGGYSPYYQPAPYYYNYYPQQPRLRGGGGRPSVCVFILLAMVSLIAATSLFAWCESAVGSLLDQLRRLLILSPLLLIVAVQLWVATGGDGGGGGIMCALSEMVAGDHRRQYGYGYGVGGAAGAGSSPWGVALALVLVLFLVSFHSSFQERWFPLLGR